CCATGGTGATGGAACCAATGTCCGTAGCTACCTCTATTGTGAGGATGTCGCGGAAGCATTTGAGGTAATTCTTCATCATGGAGAAGTTGGACATGTTTATAATATTGGAACAAAGAGAGAGAGGACGGTCATTGATGTAGCAAAAGATGTTTGCAAGCTTTTCAATTTGGAAGCTGACAAAGTCATTATGTTTGTCGAGAACAGACCTTTCAACGATCAGAGGTATTTCTTGGATGATGAGAAGCTCAAGAGCCTTGGATGGGCTGAGCGCACCCCATGGGAGGAAGGCTTGAAGAGGACAATGGAATGGTATGTTGCAAATTCCGATTATTGGGGTGATGTTTCTGGTGCACTGCTGCCTCATCCAAGGACGTTAATGATGCCTGGGTATGAGGGCTCTGAGGAGATTAAAGTAATACTCAGTCAGTTTAATAACATTAAGACAAAGGTGGATTCAACATCAGATAGTGCTTCAGAAACGCATgccttcaagttcttgatatatGGTAGGACAGGATGGATCGGTGGACTTCTTGGAAAAATATGTGAGAAGCAAGGAATTCCATATGAATATGGAAAAGGTCGCTTGCAAGATCGTTCTTCTCTCATCCTGGATATTCAAACTATTAAGCCAACACATGTCTTCAATGCTGCTGGTGTTACTGGCAGGCCCAATGTTGACTGGTGTGAATCGCACAAGCCGGACACTATCCGCACCAATGTTGTGGGCACTTTGACTCTAGCTGATGTGTGTAGGGAGCATGGCTTATTGATGATGAATTATGCCACTGGGTGCATATTTGAATATGATGCACATCATCCAGAAGGGTCAGGTATCGGCTTCAAAGAGGAGGATGCACCAAATTTTACTGGTTCGTTCTACTCGAAGACTAAGGCAATGGTAAGTTGGTAAATGCTTGGTGGTTGGTTTTTAACATTGTTCTTGTCTTAACTCGTCAGTTGGCATTTTTATGTTTCAAAAAGTGAAAGAAACATGTGGTTATGCTCTCTGGAAAATGCAGGTTGAGGAGCTATTGAAGGAGTATGAGAACGTCTGCACCCTACGAGTCCGGATGCCAATATCTTCAGACCTCAGCAACCCCCGAAACTTTGTGACAAAGATCAGCCGTTACAACAAGGTGGTGAACATCCCTAACAGCATGACAATATTGGACGAACTCCTGCCTATCTCAGTGGAGATGGCGAAAAGGAATCTGCGGGGCATCTATAATTTCACCAACCCTGGCGTCGTCAGCCACAACGAGATCCTGGAGATGTACAAGCAGTACATCGACCCCAGCTTCAAGTGGACAAACTTCACTCTCGAGGAGCAGGCCAAGGTCATCATCGCACCCCGGAGCAACAACGAGATGGACGCGAGCAAGCTAAAGAAAGAGTTCCCTGAGCTGCTGTCGATCAAAGACTCTTTGATCAAGTATGTCTTCGAGCCCAATAGGAAGGTGCCTGTAAACTGAAGAGCCAGCACAGCCGATACTATAGAAAATACAGCAACTCATTATAAGCAAGCATGTAGAAGCCATTTGTCGCAAACAATTCGTTAGAATGTTTATTCATCATACTTAGCAGCATATCTCCACTATAGGTTGATTCACAGCTGAATAGACAATACATATATCTGGCAATCTGTTGATGGCAGTATGATGATTGCTCAATTTGTTGTAGAGGCTTATCGCCTATTTTACGGAGTTCAAATGTTCAGTCTGGGTGTACCACCACTTTTGTTCTGTCAGGAATGATTCTCCACTCTTTAATCCGCTGGCTCCTACTCGCTCAGTTCCAAATTGTTGGTCGTTTTGGCAAATTAGATACGtaatttttgctatgtatctggACATAATGTTTATCTAGATGTATAATAAAAGTTATGTATCTTGATtcgccaaaacgacctacaatttggaaagGAGGGAGTATCAATTTAATAGCTACACTCGGTTCTTTAGCTCAAGATTATAATTTGTAGGTAGCACACTGAAAGCACTCGGCTGTCCCTTCCGTTTTGTTCTCTTTAATTTATCCTCCCACCCCGCAGCTTATGGAACGTGATTATGCTGCCACTCTCTGTGTGCTGTGTGCCTGATGACATGATGCCAGAGTCCAGGAGTAGTTGCGCATCCATGGACATGATGATTTTTCAGAAGAGAAGGTTGCTGAAGGTGTAGAAGATACTTGGAGTGCAGGCAACATCTGGTTCCGTTCCATTCCAATCGGCCTGTGCTGTTTTACTGGTAGCAACCTCATGAGGAGAAACGTGACCTGGATGGCAAAAGATCTTGTGCTGCACTCAATCTCAGCAGCATTTTGTTTAATTTGTTGCAGGCATATGTTAACATTGGAATATGTTATCTTGGGGGCTCCAGATGTAGAATAGCGTGATTGCACGAGTGCTTGTTGGTTGTACAAATTGAAAGTTGGGAAGGTGATTGCTGGTCCCTTCGGTGTTTGAACAAGAACTACACCCCTTAGTCGTCAGCTAGAACATGGAAAATTGGACAGGAAGGCATACACCATTTTTTTCACTTGTGAGGAGGACCTATGCGTATAACTGTGGTGGATGCAAAATGGAGCCTTCCATTTTTTCCAGATCAAAAGCATGCAAGTTCAAAAAAGGGATGAGGATGGTCGAGTAGTGAATGAGAGCAGTCGGTGGAATTTGCTACAAGAATAAAAGAAACAGAAATCTGGTCTATGACTGCTAGGGCTGGTTCTTTCGTGTGTTTGCTTCCTCAGTTCCAAACACCTCGCACAAAGATCTGATGCAGATTACAGTTCAGCGTACTGAATTTATGCCAATATGCCCAGATACTAATGCAGACAAACACGTCAGAGATGGAACATTTAAACTGGATACAGCTGACTTTTAAGTTTTTTGGGTACAATATTTGATTACCAGAACCAATCGAACTGTtcaccacaataataaatcaaGCACTAGATGGTACAATATATTTCACCTTCGTTCGGTTCCCTCATTCTGCATCCCCACTGCCGACATAATATTGCCAGCTCTTACAAATATCAGTGCTTGTCTACATCCAAGTAAAAATTGAAGCAAAATGCTTCAACAAAGACATGggctaaaataaaaaaattacagtTCTTTCTACAGGTAAAACAGTGTTCTGCATCCTAGACTAAAATTATGGAGATTTAACACTTTGGCTTTAGAAGAATAATGTGGATATTCCCATAGCCAAGCACCCGAATGATACCCAAGGGCTCAATCGCTCACCTGATAAACATAAACACAGAAATAATCAATTCAAATTATTAACAAACAAATGGATGAATTAATAAAAACCATTGTGCTACCCAGTTTCGTATTCACTAACATAAGCTCTAAATAATATGTACCCTCAAATCGTTCCACAAAATGGATAAACTTCAACCATGTGTTGTGGTGCAACCAGCAACCAACATTTTGTGCTACAAAAAAAAGGGTACTATCTACTGTCCTTTACTTTCTGTATTGATGTGGACAGtctaaaatacatatgtttgctcgttattttttgtatttactttttttttggaaaaatacAAGTGCAAGAAAACTATGGTTACAAACTTTAAAATACATATTCGCAGGATAAATCCAAATACTTTTACATTTATCTAATTTGGCTTCAGTCAAGTTAACAGATAGCATTAGATATTCTTAACTTAAGCTAAGATTATTAAAACATATGCCTGGAGTCTATAGGATAAAATAAATTGATCCAAACGTATGTGTTTAGTCTAAAATAATAACAAAAATTGCTCAGCTAAAATACTTTCAATGCCAGCACCAGCAACTTGGCACTAGCATATCAAAATTCAATCTATGGACAAATTATCAAAGAAATGAGTGCCAACTTCACCAATGAAATTAGTGGGTCTTAAGGCTATTTGATAAACTAATAATGGGTTTCCTTTGGAAGGAACAGGACCAAGCCGATGGTGGTAAATGTCTTGATTATTGGCCAAGGGTTTCTCGGCTGATTGAGTGTGGAGGGTTGGGCATCCATGATCTGCCAACCCTTGGTTGGAGTCTCCAATTACAATGGTTACGGCTAAAAAGAAACAGAACCATCTAGACCTTGGGCTGGGCTACAAGTACAAGTGCATCCGAATGCCAAGGCATTATTTGCtatggctacagtgatgctggCTGGAAACAGTTTTCAGACAAACTATATGAATCGACACCACAACTAGATGCATTGGTTCCTTGCCGATCTATTTAGCCGCGGACTGTGAGACAAGTGCTGACTGACAGTCATTCAGTGAGGACATCAAGATCACTTCATCGGTCAGGACTTTGATTGAATATGTCCACGTTTGGGACTGATGGGGCCGTCCGACAGCAAGGTGTACCTGATGGCATGtttggaaaatttcaagtttcaGGAATTTACTGTAGCCAGTCTGCCTACAATGTCTTCTTCATTTAGTCGATCAGGCTTGCGCTGTAGATGCAAATTTGAAAATCTGGGGCACCTCTACAATGGAGAATTCTATGTGGTTCACTAAAGCCGACAGGTTAGCCAAGCGTGCCTTCCTCACCCAACTTGCTGTCTGCTATGTAAGCAGTCCCAAGAAACcatccagcatttattaatatttCTTAAGGTGGTGGCACCATTCCCTCAGAAGTGTTCACAAAAAGCATAGAATCAATTTGGAAGAACTATCAAGATAAATGAAACGCAAGAAAACACCTAACATGCGCAATTAAAGATACGAACTGCTACTTGGCGCCAAATCTAGCAGCAAAGCACTGAATATGCACTACTAGGGTTATGTACTTATGTGGCAAGAAATTGAAGATTGCCATCAGAACAATGAAAAGAAGCTTATTTTGTCTGTGTTAACCAGAAGCAGGACGAGATGCATACCTATCCTGGCAGCTTTCCAAAAGAAACCACGGAATCTGTCATTAGAGATTATGGGGTTAAGTCAGAAAAAAATAAGATAATTACAATTAACAATGTAGACATGTTCCCTTCACTGTCTCATGTTTGCTCTGAATTTGTTGGGATTCAGATCTTTCAAAGCTAAGGGAAAAAATGAGAATTAAATTCTAAAAGTACAATGGGAAAAGAAGATAATAAGTTAATAACAGGCAATATTTTGTTCGTTATCAAGTTATAGATAAAAATTATGAATGTGAAGTTCACCAACTCTGACAAAAATGAGGCCGGCCTTATTCACAAGTGTGAATAAACTAATGTTGGCTCAATCCTTGTGCAGAAATCGGTGTTATCAAGATGGGGGGAAAGAGACAAAATGAAACACTTGCACAGATCTACTACATTCAACTCATTCTGACTTAGTGCAAAATAGTATGATAACTTTTAGAACCAGTGCAGTCTGCAACTACAAATATCCAAATACCTTAGGAGTACTACGAACCTCAGACCTGAATAACTCTGCTAGTACCAATCTAgatcaaaataaattaatttcGCAGTCCTCTCATGGTAAGGTTCATCCTTATGATAGGTTTCAAGCAACTCTGAATCCTCATGGTTGGGCATCTGGCGGCGTATGCAGTTTGAAACTAGAATAACTGGAACCAATCCACAGCTGCCACACGGCTTCACACTGATTTTAGATGTCAAATTATTTGCCTTTACaaccaaaagaagaagaaaaaacgacAATTGGGCCTAACAGAGCGCACAAGAAAAGATTCCCGCAAAATTCTTTGCGATTCGATAAGCTAGCGATGGAGGAAAGAAAATTACCCGGTGCGGTCGTTGAGGATGGCCGGGAACTGCATCTTGATGTAGGTGCAGGTGCAGATCACCAGCAGCACCACGGTCAGGAAGGAGTTGAAGTTGAACAGCGCCGACTTGCAAAATCAGACAAGGGAACGTGAGTTGGGTTGCGGGAGATCCCTGGGAAGAGACACGGAGCTCGGGATGGATCTTTACCATGGCGCtcgcctccctccttccctgtcgcGGGGGTTACAGCCGGCGAAGCGagaggtggcggtggccggtgggggaAGCAGGAATCTGGATCTACGGGCGCGAGACGGAACTGTGGGAAGCCGAAACGAAAGCCAGCACCGGGAGACCGTGTGTCCGTGTCTGCCCCAATTTTtccaataaaataaaaataggtAAATTGCGTGAAATTAAattaaaatattgaaaaaagCTAGTACGATTCAGGCTATCAATCCTTTTAACAAATCCTTTTTTTACTCCTCTTCGAGCTACTTGATCCCGGACTCAAAAGCTACAaaagtttcacgatcaatatTTTAAAGAAAAAGTATATTTTAGCCATCCAACTCTTACCTCGATTTGGTTTTGCCCATTGAACTTCAAAACCAGATATTTTTTACCACTCAACTATGAAAACCATTTATTTTTTACCATCGAGCTGTTTTGGTGGCCGGTTTCACTGACGTGGACGCCACGTGGGagtgggcccacttgtcagtcatcctctctcctcttcctctttcttttctcctccctatttcttctctcctctcttcGGAGAGGTACCAGACGGCGGGGAGGCCAGGGAGGTTCCCcgagccgccgcccccgccgccgccacaccacCTACCCCGGCGACCCGtctttggcggcggcggccatggcgggtgcCCCGCGGCCACGGCGGATCCATGGCCTGCTCGAGCTCCCCCCCCTCCTTCTGCCTCCTGCCTTGCCGCGTAGTGCCGCCCCCTCCCCGTCCACGATGGCCTGGCTCCCCGCCCTCCCTTCGCCTTGGGTTGAGCAGTGGATGGCGTGTGGCATGACGGCGGGCCCGTGGGACGGCGGCCCATGCGCGgagcggcgcccctcctccctcggcgTGCTGgattcctctccctcctccctgctccTTCCCTCGGTGGCCATAGTGGtgcctcctctgctccaagcaCGCCGAGCTCCCGTGGCGAGGCAGGCTGCGGTGGCGCACGGCGAGGCCGTCCTCCTCTCTCGTCGGTGCGACACAAGGTGGGTCGTGGAGGCGCACGGCGAGGCCGGCCTCCTTCCTAGCCTCGAGCTCCGCTGGCTTCTTGGCGGGGAGGGCAGAGCGTCGCGGATCCGGCGCCggtccccctcccctgctcctccctcgCGGCGGCGGTTCTGGTGCCGATTCCCCTCCCTGCTCCTCCCTCACGGCGGATCGGGCGTGGCTCCTTCTCCAGCGCAGCAAGTGGAGCTCGGCGGGGCAGAGGCCATGCATGGCGACCTCCATGGCCGCCAAGCAGAGGGGCCAGGAGAGGGGGGAGAAATAGAGAAACAAGAgagatattaaaaaaataaactgacatgtgggcctacTGCCACGTGTCATCAACGTCAGCGAAACCATCCAGCAAAATCACCGGATGGCCAAATGTGAACGGTTTTGATAATTAGATGGTCAAGGATACCCGATTTTGAAGTTGCATggctaaaatcaaactcagacCATAGTTGGAATGCAAAAAATGGACTTTTCCCATATTTTAAACAGGCAACTTTCAACTCTAAAGTAATTTATATCGTAGTTTGGTGCTAAGAGAGATACTATTAAATTTGTTGGTATTCAAGGTACCTAGGGCGCCTTATGCCTTTTGCTAGTTTTAGTCACTTGGATTTGGGCCATTGATGTCAAAATCTCCCGGATTTGCATCAAGCTTATGGATGATGATTACCACCTAAGACCAAGCTtgcttcaacttttttttttctgaaaccaTTCTTGCTTCAACTTGATCTCGACGTCTTCTTAGGTACTCCAATGTCTGCACCAAATTGGCACTCCAATGCTTGCAGATATATGTATTCACTTTTTCTGGACGATGATGGTGTATGTATATGCACTGCAGCCACGTTATTATAGGGCTACTTTTTCGAGAATTTTAGACCAAGCTAACTCCAAGAGTCTAGTTAAGCCCACTCGGATCGGTAAAAACAGAGAAACACTGGTGAAAATTCAATCCAACAGCCATTTCTCTAGGCATCTTTGCCGAACACGTCCAACTCaccatctccctcctcccccgcgcggTCCGGTCCTTTTTCTGCACCATTTTCCTCCTCCCACACACCCTCCCACCCTCGTGCTCTCGCCGTGGCTGAGGATGGTGTAATCGTCGCCGCCGAGGATGGGGACGGGACGACGTGTCCATGGTCGCCGTGTGTGAGGAGGGAGTGGTCATCACCGCTGGGGATGGGGAGGGTGATGTTGTGGCCTCTGCGGACGGAGAGGGTGCGATCGTCGACGCCAGGGATGGGGACGGCGATGTTGTGGCCGGCGCGAACGGAGAGGGCGCGATCGTCGCCGCCAGGGATGGGGGGCGATGCCACGGTCGTCGCCACTGGGATAGGGATGGCGTTGTTGTGGCCGCCACGCGAAGGGAGGGTGCAATCCCATCACAGAGACGGGGATGATGGTGTTGTGATAGTTGACGCCGGCTTCAGGAAAACGATAAAACGATCTGACATGGAGGTGATTTGAATATGGATAGTTAAGATTTGGAGAGACTGTTGGTTTTCCCTAATGGTTAGgaagttttctattttttacaATCTCCGCAAAACTCTAAATTTAGCTAGGATTATATCTAAGCCGTTGAAGTTGCTCTTGTAGAACCATTACTTTTACCCACCAAGCTATTCAAGGAATAGCAGGACATAGAGTGGCATGGAAAGTATCTGCATTGTGTGGAAGTTCTAGAACAAGAAGGTAACATGTCACGGTAATATGAGAGCTTAGAGTAACTCCAATAGAATAGCTATTCTCTTAGCTAAATTTGGAGATTTTTAACCCtgcaaaaaaaatagagagcCTCCTAAATGGTGGGAAAACCAATAGAGTGGGTAAATCTTAAGAATGTAAAATTCAAACGAGATCTTTGAATTTTGCACTAAACACCCTAGAAAGAATTTGGGGTTTGCAATGTAGTCCCTAAGTATggctgcggtggcggaggtgaaATTTTGGCGTCTGAATTTTGCACTAAACATTCTAGAAAGAACTTGGGGTTTGCAATGTAGTCCCAAGCATGGCtatggcggtggaggtggaaTTGCGGCGAGGGGAGGGCTTGCCACTTGCCAGTGGTGGGGAATTGGTGGGGGAGCAGGGGAAATGATCTATGTTCGATTTGAGGCAAGAGCCGGGGTCGGAGGTGGTCGGGCGGGTTGTCGGCGTACACGGGCTCGGGCGGCAGGACGGAGAGAGCGCGGGGATGATAGTGGCACGGGCGTACGACGACGTGAGGGCAGGAGCGGAGCGCGGGAGAGGCCCGTGCCGAGCGAGATGGCGAGTCCACCCGCTCTGTATAAATTGCAAGTGACGATCAGGGATGCCGAACTGGATATCGGTTGGATCTCGATTTCTAGAAAATTTATCTATTTAAGATTTTTTACCCATAATTCAGTGCGGGTGTAGAACAGTTTCAGGTTATTACCGATGTAAAAAAATGGGTTGTGTGCTGAGTCATGAGTGGTAGAAGcactaaggccgtgtttagtttgaacgccaaaatttttttgcgatgtaatcttactaatttgaagtactaaatgaagtctatttataaaactttttgcacatatgggttgtaaatcgcgagacgaatctaatgatgctaattaatctataattaattaataattagcggatggttactgtagtatcactgttgcaaatcatgtattaagtaggctcattaaattcgtctcgcgatttatagctcatccatataaaaaaattctcatccatataaaaaaatttgtaaataaaattcatttaatattctatatatctgtcgaaatatttgatgtgatattttttttatttataggGTCTAGGAGGTGGTAACTGACTAACTGTTAACAGGGTCTAACTATACGGAGTATATTGCAAGAGGACAAGGCTCTGAGCTCGCCCCAACACAAGCTCCGCCTCCCCCATATGCACCTACTGGCTACGAGTCTACTAGCCTCCTCGTCTCCCTCGTCGTGTGGCGCCAAACCTTCTAGCCCGCAAACCTCAAGCTCGCCTCTCCATTGCCACAGCCGCCGCGGCGCCTGACCCGGCTGATGGAGTTCGACTTCGACTCcccggacggcggcgacgcctGGCTGCTCGACGCCATGGCCACGTCGCTCCACTTCTCGGCCGCgtctccgccgctgccgctgccgccgccgtggccgtgcgGCGACCCGCACCACCCCTCCGTCGTGCCGCTGGACACGGCCGCCCCGCAGGACGACGCCCCGGGCGCGCGCGCCGGTGAGGTTTCCTCCACCATTGATTTCGCCGCCGTCCCTTCGTTCACGGCGCCGTGCCGTACGGGGCGATCCGGTCGAGGATCCTGTTGTGATCGCGACCGCAAATCTGATGTCTTGATTCGATTGCTCGTACGACATGCCGGCGATTAGCGCAAGAATCTTGCGACAGCGACGGCATATTGGCAGTATGTTGCCGCGGCTTTGATTACCATTTTGCATTGGCCGGTTGGTGCCAAGAAGGCAGCTTTTTTGGCGTTGACTTGGCGTGGTGCGGTGTGCTCTGGTTGGCGTTCGGAGTTTTCTACGCAATTGTGGTCAAAATGGTTGGTTGCTAACTGGACTCCACTACGAGGTGTCCAGGTCCAGCTCTTATTTTACAATGCCATCTGGACCATTAGCTGGTGGTAGATTTGCATGGTGGGTTCTGACGGGATCCCCTTTGATTGTCTGCGCTAGAATCAGCCTATCTGGGGCAGTTATTAACCCAGAATCGCTTGTGCGCATGAACTTGATTATCTTTCCGGGTAGGGCCATGTAGTGGATTTTTCAGTATATTGAACATGAAGCCAATTTGATCAACCTGCTGTGTGttgataaataaaaaatatgatgaTATTTCCATTGCATGGTTGTGTTTGCTTGACGCCTTGACATAGTACTAATTGGTAGAATGAATATTTGAAGTCATTTGCATCTGTGGCATGCCGTGTCCACTATAAGACAGACTATCGTCAGCAAGTGAATCTCTATTACTATTAAAAATCTGACATTTATGTAGCTGGCAGCAGCTATTACTCTTGTTGCAATTGTTTTTTTATGGTCTCTTGTTGCAATTGTTACTATTTAGTATTGACAAAATTCAATTATCCTCTGTTATGTAGGGAAATCTGAAATGACCAAGAAAGGTGAACCTATCAATGGTAAATGCCAGGTTCATCTTTCCATGGTTGATGATTATTCTGATAGCTCTTATTTCTTGAAGGAAAGGCTCACACTAGCTCTCAGGTACTTCAAGGAGTCTACCAATCAGCACTTGTTGGTTCAGGTTTGGGTGCCCATCAGGAAAGGGGATCGCTACATGCTAAGCACTTCAGGGCAGCCCTTTGTGCTTGACCAACAGAGTATCGGACTTCTTCAGTATAGGGCTGTGTCCATGATGTATATGTTCTCTGTGGATGGAGACAATGTCAAAGAATTGGGACTACCTGGGCGCGTATACAAGCAGAAGGTGCCTGAATGGACACCCAGTGTGCAGTATTACAGCAGTACTGAGTACGCACGGCTTAACCATGCAATAAGCTACAATGTTCATGGTACTGTTGCCTTGCCTGTGTTTGATCCTTCCACGAAGTCATGTATCGCTGTTGTTGAACTTATAATGACATCAAAGAAAGTAAACTATGCAAGCGAGGTTGGTAAAGTCAGCAAAGCTCTTGAGGTTAGCTCATTTTTCCTTCTAT
The nucleotide sequence above comes from Panicum virgatum strain AP13 chromosome 3K, P.virgatum_v5, whole genome shotgun sequence. Encoded proteins:
- the LOC120697038 gene encoding trifunctional UDP-glucose 4,6-dehydratase/UDP-4-keto-6-deoxy-D-glucose 3,5-epimerase/UDP-4-keto-L-rhamnose-reductase RHM3-like isoform X1, whose product is MCVFSAAAQTDHRPLLLLPLLRAPPPPPAFISLLLSSPALAPSLSLSHQPTPSAPAPARRASHTQDFRNNHTGDMATNYKPKNILITGAAGFIASHVAIRITKKYPDYKIVVLDKLDYCSNLKNLLPVSSSPNFKFVKGDIASADLVNFLLVTENIDTIMHFAAQTHVDNSFGNSFEFTKNNIYGTHVLLEACKITGQIKRFIHVSTDEVYGETDEDALVGNKEASQLLPTNPYAATKAGAEMLVMAYGRSYGLPVITTRGNNVYGPNQFPEKLIPKFILLAMRGEPLPIHGDGTNVRSYLYCEDVAEAFEVILHHGEVGHVYNIGTKRERTVIDVAKDVCKLFNLEADKVIMFVENRPFNDQRYFLDDEKLKSLGWAERTPWEEGLKRTMEWYVANSDYWGDVSGALLPHPRTLMMPGYEGSEEIKVILSQFNNIKTKVDSTSDSASETHAFKFLIYGRTGWIGGLLGKICEKQGIPYEYGKGRLQDRSSLILDIQTIKPTHVFNAAGVTGRPNVDWCESHKPDTIRTNVVGTLTLADVCREHGLLMMNYATGCIFEYDAHHPEGSGIGFKEEDAPNFTGSFYSKTKAMVEELLKEYENVCTLRVRMPISSDLSNPRNFVTKISRYNKVVNIPNSMTILDELLPISVEMAKRNLRGIYNFTNPGVVSHNEILEMYKQYIDPSFKWTNFTLEEQAKVIIAPRSNNEMDASKLKKEFPELLSIKDSLIKYVFEPNRKVPVN
- the LOC120697040 gene encoding protein kish-like; the encoded protein is MSALFNFNSFLTVVLLVICTCTYIKMQFPAILNDRTGFRGFFWKAARIGERLSPWVSFGCLAMGISTLFF
- the LOC120697038 gene encoding trifunctional UDP-glucose 4,6-dehydratase/UDP-4-keto-6-deoxy-D-glucose 3,5-epimerase/UDP-4-keto-L-rhamnose-reductase RHM3-like isoform X2 encodes the protein MCVFSAAAQTDHRPLLLLPLLRAPPPPPAFISLLLSSPALAPSLSLSHQPTPSAPAPARRASHTDFRNNHTGDMATNYKPKNILITGAAGFIASHVAIRITKKYPDYKIVVLDKLDYCSNLKNLLPVSSSPNFKFVKGDIASADLVNFLLVTENIDTIMHFAAQTHVDNSFGNSFEFTKNNIYGTHVLLEACKITGQIKRFIHVSTDEVYGETDEDALVGNKEASQLLPTNPYAATKAGAEMLVMAYGRSYGLPVITTRGNNVYGPNQFPEKLIPKFILLAMRGEPLPIHGDGTNVRSYLYCEDVAEAFEVILHHGEVGHVYNIGTKRERTVIDVAKDVCKLFNLEADKVIMFVENRPFNDQRYFLDDEKLKSLGWAERTPWEEGLKRTMEWYVANSDYWGDVSGALLPHPRTLMMPGYEGSEEIKVILSQFNNIKTKVDSTSDSASETHAFKFLIYGRTGWIGGLLGKICEKQGIPYEYGKGRLQDRSSLILDIQTIKPTHVFNAAGVTGRPNVDWCESHKPDTIRTNVVGTLTLADVCREHGLLMMNYATGCIFEYDAHHPEGSGIGFKEEDAPNFTGSFYSKTKAMVEELLKEYENVCTLRVRMPISSDLSNPRNFVTKISRYNKVVNIPNSMTILDELLPISVEMAKRNLRGIYNFTNPGVVSHNEILEMYKQYIDPSFKWTNFTLEEQAKVIIAPRSNNEMDASKLKKEFPELLSIKDSLIKYVFEPNRKVPVN
- the LOC120697038 gene encoding trifunctional UDP-glucose 4,6-dehydratase/UDP-4-keto-6-deoxy-D-glucose 3,5-epimerase/UDP-4-keto-L-rhamnose-reductase RHM1-like isoform X3, which gives rise to MATNYKPKNILITGAAGFIASHVAIRITKKYPDYKIVVLDKLDYCSNLKNLLPVSSSPNFKFVKGDIASADLVNFLLVTENIDTIMHFAAQTHVDNSFGNSFEFTKNNIYGTHVLLEACKITGQIKRFIHVSTDEVYGETDEDALVGNKEASQLLPTNPYAATKAGAEMLVMAYGRSYGLPVITTRGNNVYGPNQFPEKLIPKFILLAMRGEPLPIHGDGTNVRSYLYCEDVAEAFEVILHHGEVGHVYNIGTKRERTVIDVAKDVCKLFNLEADKVIMFVENRPFNDQRYFLDDEKLKSLGWAERTPWEEGLKRTMEWYVANSDYWGDVSGALLPHPRTLMMPGYEGSEEIKVILSQFNNIKTKVDSTSDSASETHAFKFLIYGRTGWIGGLLGKICEKQGIPYEYGKGRLQDRSSLILDIQTIKPTHVFNAAGVTGRPNVDWCESHKPDTIRTNVVGTLTLADVCREHGLLMMNYATGCIFEYDAHHPEGSGIGFKEEDAPNFTGSFYSKTKAMVEELLKEYENVCTLRVRMPISSDLSNPRNFVTKISRYNKVVNIPNSMTILDELLPISVEMAKRNLRGIYNFTNPGVVSHNEILEMYKQYIDPSFKWTNFTLEEQAKVIIAPRSNNEMDASKLKKEFPELLSIKDSLIKYVFEPNRKVPVN